In Bos taurus isolate L1 Dominette 01449 registration number 42190680 breed Hereford chromosome 11, ARS-UCD2.0, whole genome shotgun sequence, one DNA window encodes the following:
- the GLT6D1 gene encoding glycosyltransferase 6 domain-containing protein 1 (The RefSeq protein has 1 substitution compared to this genomic sequence), with product MNCKRKMLLLIQGLSLLLLFDHYSRKNQEEELELSDWFKPRGRPDVITTTSWLAPVVWEGTFSRKMLEKHYRRQNFTTGLAVFATGRLADPYLELFLNSANKYFLTGYRVIFYIMMDTFIKLPQIKWEPLRQFKVFIVTESRWWDNDVVRMKSLAKHIIWDIQGEVDFLFSMTVTQIFQNNVGVEVLGELVAQLHGWWYFKDRASFPYERRPKSAAYIPFGQGDFYYDGAFVGGTPQEVLNLAEEYLNGVIHDLGLRLNSSYEKHLNKYFFLRKPTKLLSPEYNWDADFYPPPQVQYVKVAQQSKRRH from the exons ATGAACTGTAAAAGGAAAATGCTGCTGTTGATTCTGGGTCTTTCATTGCTCCTGTTGTTTGATCATTATTCCAG GAAAAATCAAGAAGAAGAACTTGAGCTCTCAGACTGGTTCAAGCCCAG AGGACGCCCCGATGTGATCACGACCACGAGCTGGCTTGCTCCCGTTGTCTGGGAAGGCACTTTCAGCAGAAAGATGCTGGAAAAACACTACAGAAGGCAGAATTTCACAACGGGCTTGGCCGTCTTTGCTACTGGCAG GCTTGCAGATCCGTACCTGGAGCTGTTCTTGAACTCGGCAAATAAGTACTTCCTGACTGGCTACAGAGTGATCTTCTACATTATGATGGACACCTTCATCAAGCTGCCCCAGATCAAGTGGGAGCCCCTCCGACAGTTCAAAGTGTTCATCGTCACTGAGAGCAGATGGTGGGACAACGACGTCGTGCGCATGAAGAGCTTGGCCAAGCACATTATCTGGGACATCCAGGGCGAGGTCGACTTCCTTTTCAGCATGACCGTCACCCAGATCTTCCAGAACAATGTGGGCGTGGAGGTCCTGGGCGAGTTGGTGGCTCAGCTCCATGGCTGGTGGTACTTCAAGGACCGTGCGAGTTTCCCCTACGAGAGGAGGCCCAAGTCGGCAGCTTACATCCCATTTGGCCAGGGCGATTTCTACTACGATGGTGCATTTGTGGGCGGCACACCCCAGGAGGTCCTGAACCTCGCGGAGGAGTACCTGAATGGAGTCATCCACGACCTCGGACTCAGGTTGAACAGCTCCTACGAAAAACACCTCAACAAATACTTTTTCCTCcggaagcccaccaagctcttatCCCCAGAGTACAACTGGGACGCTGACTTCTACCCGCCACCCCAGGTACAGTACGTCAAGGTGGCCCAGCAGTCCAAAAGGAGACACTGA
- the GLT6D1 gene encoding glycosyltransferase 6 domain-containing protein 1 isoform X1, producing the protein MNCKRKMLLLILGLSLLLLFDHYSRKNQEEELELSDWFKPRGRPDVITTTSWLAPVVWEGTFSRKMLEKHYRRQNFTTGLAVFATGRLADPYLELFLNSANKYFLTGYRVIFYIMMDTFIKLPQIKWEPLRQFKVFIVTESRWWDNDVVRMKSLAKHIIWDIQGEVDFLFSMTVTQIFQNNVGVEVLGELVAQLHGWWYFKDRASFPYERRPKSAAYIPFGQGDFYYDGAFVGGTPQEVLNLAEEYLNGVIHDLGLRLNSSYEKHLNKYFFLRKPTKLLSPEYNWDADFYPPPQVQYVKVAQQSKRRH; encoded by the exons ATGAACTGTAAAAGGAAAATGCTGCTGTTGATTCTGGGTCTTTCATTGCTCCTGTTGTTTGATCATTATTCCAG GAAAAATCAAGAAGAAGAACTTGAGCTCTCAGACTGGTTCAAGCCCAG AGGACGCCCCGATGTGATCACGACCACGAGCTGGCTTGCTCCCGTTGTCTGGGAAGGCACTTTCAGCAGAAAGATGCTGGAAAAACACTACAGAAGGCAGAATTTCACAACGGGCTTGGCCGTCTTTGCTACTGGCAG GCTTGCAGATCCGTACCTGGAGCTGTTCTTGAACTCGGCAAATAAGTACTTCCTGACTGGCTACAGAGTGATCTTCTACATTATGATGGACACCTTCATCAAGCTGCCCCAGATCAAGTGGGAGCCCCTCCGACAGTTCAAAGTGTTCATCGTCACTGAGAGCAGATGGTGGGACAACGACGTCGTGCGCATGAAGAGCTTGGCCAAGCACATTATCTGGGACATCCAGGGCGAGGTCGACTTCCTTTTCAGCATGACCGTCACCCAGATCTTCCAGAACAATGTGGGCGTGGAGGTCCTGGGCGAGTTGGTGGCTCAGCTCCATGGCTGGTGGTACTTCAAGGACCGTGCGAGTTTCCCCTACGAGAGGAGGCCCAAGTCGGCAGCTTACATCCCATTTGGCCAGGGCGATTTCTACTACGATGGTGCATTTGTGGGCGGCACACCCCAGGAGGTCCTGAACCTCGCGGAGGAGTACCTGAATGGAGTCATCCACGACCTCGGACTCAGGTTGAACAGCTCCTACGAAAAACACCTCAACAAATACTTTTTCCTCcggaagcccaccaagctcttatCCCCAGAGTACAACTGGGACGCTGACTTCTACCCGCCACCCCAGGTACAGTACGTCAAGGTGGCCCAGCAGTCCAAAAGGAGACACTGA
- the LCN9 gene encoding epididymal-specific lipocalin-9 yields the protein MALLLLSLGLGLVCAQDFNPQRIVQRNYDISKVSGTWYSISMAADNRKRIEEDGDLRIFIEGIQVVEDGGLKLSFHFMLHAECTDVAVVCGKTGKSGEYTINYLGENSLRILEADYQRYVILHMRNFRNGTATQVLALYGRFPELKSSFLDRFHKACRSHGLGPEKVIPFSNQDPCYTR from the exons ATGGCGCTGCTCCTGCTGAGTCTGGGGCTGGGCCTGGTCTGCGCCCAGGATTTCAACCCCCAGCGCATCGTGCAGAGGAACTATGATATTTCCAAG GTCTCTGGGACCTGGTACTCCATCTCCATGGCTGCAGACAACAGGAAGCGGATAGAGGAAGATGGAGACCTGAGGATCTTCATAGAGGGCATTCAGGTCGTGGAGGACGGTGGTCTCAAGCTCAGTTTCCACTTCAT GTTGCATGCAGAGTGCACGGACGTGGCCGTGGTCTGCGGCAAAACAGGCAAGAGCGGGGAATATACCATCAACT ACCTGGGGGAGAACAGCCTGCGGATCCTGGAGGCCGACTACCAGCGTTACGTCATCTTGCACATGCGGAACTTCAGGAATGGGACGGCCACGCAAGTGCTGGCACTTTACG GACGGTTCCCAGAGCTGAAATCCAGCTTCCTGGACAGATTCCACAAAGCCTGCAGATCACACGGACTTGGCCCAGAAAAGGTTATCCCCTTCAGCAACCAGG ATCCCTGTTACACGAGGTAG